In Salmo salar chromosome ssa15, Ssal_v3.1, whole genome shotgun sequence, one genomic interval encodes:
- the LOC100136369 gene encoding rod-like opsin, with the protein MNGTEGPNFYVPMSNKTGVVRSPFEHPQYYLAAPWKYSLLAAYMIFLIITAFPVNFLTLYVTVQHKKLRTPLNYILLNLAVADLFMVVGGFTVTLATALQGYFFLGVTGCNVEGFFATMGGEIALWSLVVLAIERYIVVCKPMTNFRFNERHAIVGVAFTWIMSLTCALPPLCGWSRYIPEGMQCSCGIDYYTPTPELGNTSFVIYMFTLHFSIPLVIIGFCYGRLLCTVRAAAALQQESETTQRAEKEVTRMVIVMVISYLVCWMPYATVAWYIFANQGTNFGPVMMTIPAFFAKSAALYNPIIYILLNRQFRNCMLTIVCCGKNPFGEEETSTASSKTQASSISASQVAPA; encoded by the exons ATGAACGGCACAGAGGGCCCAAACTTCTACGTGCCCATGTCTAACAAGACAGGGGTGGTGAGGAGCCCCTTTGAGCACCCTCAGTACTACCTAGCTGCACCCTGGAAGTACTCGCTCCTCGCTGCCTACATGATCTTTCTCATCATCACAGCCTTCCCTGTCAACTTCCTTACGCTCTATGTCACGGTGCAGCACAAGAAGCTACGGACCCCCTTGAACTACATTCTGTTGAATCTGGCTGTGGCTGACCTCTTCATGGTGGTGGGGGGCTTCACTGTGACTCTCGCAACAGCCCTACAGGGATACTTCTTCCTGGGGGTCACCGGCTGTAACGTTGAAGGATTCTTTGCCACTATGGGAG gggAGATCGCCCTTTGGTCTCTGGTAGTATTGGCCATCGAGCGCTATATCGTGGTGTGTAAACCAATGACCAACTTCCGCTTCAATGAGAGGCACGCCATTGTGGGCGTGGCCTTCACCTGGATCATGTCTCTCACCTGTGCTCTACCTCCATTGTGTGGCTGGTCCAG GTACATCCCAGAGGGCATGCAGTGTTCCTGTGGGATTGACTACTACACCCCGACGCCTGAGCTGGGAAACACCTCCTTCGTCATCTACATGTTCACCCTCCACTTCTCCATCCCTCTGGTCATCATCGGCTTCTGCTACGGCCGACTGCTCTGCACCGTCCGCGCG GCGGCAGCCCTGCAACAGGAGTCGGAGACCACTCAGAGGGCAGAGAAGGAAGTGACCCGTATGGTGATCGTCATGGTCATCTCGTATCTGGTGTGCTGGATGCCCTATGCCACCGTGGCCTGGTACATCTTTGCCAATCAGGGCACCAACTTTGGCCCTGTCATGATGACCATCCCAGCCTTCTTTGCCAAGAGTGCTGCCCTCTACAACCCAATAATCTATATTCTACTCAACAGACAG ttCAGGAACTGCATGTTGACCATAGTGTGTTGCGGGAAGAACCCATTCGGTGAGGAGGAGACCTCCACCGCCTCCTCCAAAACACAGGCCTCCTCCATCTCCGCCAGCCAGGTGGCTCCTGCCTGA